The genomic stretch tcctggttctacctggattatgttggagaggcttccattaaataacACCCTCTTTGTTATGTTAGATATGTAACtatttatccacaatatagcagggagtgtaaagccataacaaatacgtttttccagcagcagactaagatctataatgtcaaaagcctcactgaagtctaacaaaacaacatttacaatctttttatcatcaatttctctcagccaatcatcagttatTTGTGTAGGtactgtgcttgttgaatgtcttTAAATATAAGGGTACAGAAAGTCTGTTGCCAATTTGTTTACAGCAAAATAGCATTTTATCTGGTCAAACTGGTCAAACAGGTATCTGgtcattttttccaaaagtttactcagggttggtaacaggctgattggttgactTTTTCAACCaataaagggggctttactattcttgggtagcggaattacttttgcttccctcaaggcctgagggaacacactttctagtaggcttagattgaagatatgCAAATAGCAATATTGCcctctattatcctcagtaattttccatcaaAGTTGTCAGACCTCGGTGGCTTGTCAGTGTAgatagacaacaatcattttttcacttcttccacactcactttacggaattcaaaattacagtgcttgtctttcataatttgatcagttatacttggatgtgtagtgtcagcgtttgttgctggcatgccATGCTTAAGTTTGCTAATtttgccaatgaaaaaatcattaaagtagttggaaatattagtgggttttgtgatgaatgagccatctgattcaatgaatgatggagccgagtttgcctttttgcccaataaattaatttaaggtgctccaaagttTTTACTATCATTCTCTATATAATTGATCTttgtttcatggtctagtttCTTCTTTATATCCAATTTAGtcagtcacatgatttctcaatttgcagtatatTTGCCAATctgttgtgcagccagacttatttgacattccttttgcctcatccctctatAGTATagaacgaattgctggcgggtctgaggaaacagcagtcaactttcatccagagccgagaagtcagtgaagcagcggtaaaagccagctacctaattgctagcgaaatagcattagcatcgaagccgtattccgacggtgactttgttaaacgatgcatgatgaaggcggctgaacttgtatgtcccgagaagcgacaagcttttgccaatattagcctgacgaggaatactatagcagagaggatttcggaactatcggcagatttagacagtcaattgaaacagagagtcaagtcatttattgcattttccgtggcaattgacgagagcactgacatcacagacgtggcccaactggccatatttattcgaggagttgatgagacattgactgttactgaagagtttcttgagttggtgccaatgatggacaccacaacagccgaggacattttcggctctgtcgttgctgcattggacagagttggagtggactggtcccgcgctgtcagcctggctacagacggcgcgccatccatggtcggaaagaaagcaggtgtcgcgacaaagttcaaagacaaagtacaagcccttaatggaggagatcgtttctggacatttcactgtattttgcaccaggaggcattgtgttgcaagtcgctgaaaatggaccacgtcatggaggtggttgttcgcactgtaaatttcatccggtccagaggtctgaaccatcgtcagtttgacaaacttctcagcgacagcaacattacccacagcctgccataccacactgaagtgagatggttaagccgaggcgctgtgctgaggcatttctttgatctacgagaggaaatcggacagttcatggagaaaaaggaaaaccggtgttggaattatataaataaatatttgtaaggaaatatgaggtgtttcatgaaatgttttgtaaaaggatagttcattaaatttcaatattttcctaatgttcttgtgcttctttacaccaaaacaaaggaaagacatgatattttggttatttatagcagagtatggtataattttaatggtccggcccacttgacatctccctaggccgtatgtggcccacgatgcgaaatgagtttgacacccctgctctataccatacaatttttaaattcctcatcaatccacagggttTTAACAGTTGTtgcagtcattttcttaatgggtgcatgcttattagtaactgggataagcaatttcataaatgtgtcaagtgcaacgtctgtttgctcctcattacacaccatggaccaacaaatattctttacatcaacaataTAGAAATCACTACAAAacatattgtatgacctcttataaaTTATACTAGGCCCAgactttggaactttggttttcctagatatggctacagtattgtgatcactacatcctatggatttagACACTGCTTTAAAGcagcaaatttctgcagcattagtaaagatgtgatcaatatatgttgatgatttcatttaTGTGCTTATTTGTAatcctggtaggttgactgataacccgATACAGGTTGCAAGCACTAGTTACAGTTAGAAGATTTCTCTTGAGTGGACAgcctgatgaaagccagtcaatatttaaatcacccagaaaatatacctctctgtttatatcacatacattacgggtcaaaagttttagaacacctacttattcaagggattctctttatttttactattttctacattgtagaatgatagtgaagatatcaaaactatgaaataacacatatggaatcatgtagtaaccaagaaagtgttaaacaaatcaaacaatattttctatttgagattcttcaaatagccacactttgccttgatgacagctatgcaccctcttggcattctctcaaccagcttcacctggaatgcttttccaacagtcttgaaggaattgcggagcacttgttggctgcttttccttcactctgcggtccgactcatccaaaaccatctcaatttggttgaggtcgggggattgcggaggccaggtcatctgatgcagcactccatcactctccttcttggtaaaatagcctggaagtgtgttgggtcattgtcctgttgaaaaacaaatgatattccatctggtttgggcttagtggtacTGACATAATGTTGCAgattgctgtggtagccatgctggttaagtgtgccttgaattctaaataaatcacagacagtgtcaccagcaaagcactcccacaccaccataaagacacggtggttggaaccaaaatcctCCAATTTGGATTCCAGACCAtaggacaaatttccactggtctaatgtccattgcttgtgtttcttggcccaagcaagtctcttcttattattggtgtcctttagtaggggtttctttgcagcaattcgaccatgaaggtctgattcacacagtctcctctgaacagtttatgttgagatgtatctATTACTTgacctctgtgaagcatttatttgggctttaatttctgaggctggtaactcttgaacttatcctctgcagcagaggtaactctgggtcttccattcatgtggcggtcctcatgagagccagtttcatcataccaCTTGATAGTTTTTgaaactgcacttgaagaaactttcaaagttcttgacattttcagaATTGActcaccttcatgtcttaaagtaatgatggactgtcatttctctttgattatttgagctgttcttgccataatatggacttggtattttaccaaatagggctatctactatatacccccctaccttgccacaacacaactcattggctaaaacgcattaagaaggaaataaattccacaaattaacttttaagacgGCACACCTGTTgagtgaaatgcattccaggtgactacctcatgaagctggtcgagagaatgccaagattgtttaaagctgtcatcaaggcaaagtgtggctatttgaagaatctcaaatagaaaatatagcttgatttgttgaacacttttttgtttactacatgattccatgtgttatttcatagttttgatgtcttcactattattctacaatgtagaaaatagtacaaaaaaaaagaaaagcccttgaatgagtaggtgttctaaaacatttgaccgGTTGTGTACATTATCAACCATTTAACACATTAtccagaaactgactgttagcacttggtggtatATAGCGGCTTCctaccagaatgggctttaggtgaggcagatgaacctgtagccatattacttcaacagtagtTAACaggagatcctctctaagctttacaggaatgtggttctgaatagtGTATAAACGGCAACACTGATcttttggcatttctgtcttttcagtAGATGTTATAACCACGTATTGCTTTCATTGTATCAGTGAAATTTTAATTTCTAAGTGAATTTCAGAGGTAAAGGTCAATTGCCTATTTTTCACTTCTTTTTTTCCCCATGTCTGTGTCTTTCAGGAGGATGAGTGGTTTCGCCATGCAGCCCTTAGGGTCATCTCCATCATCggctactctctgtctctctcctccctttctctggCCACTCTGCTCATGGGCATTCTCAGGTTAGTGTCAAGGGGCCAGAGCACAGGGGTCAGGGGGTTAGGCACATGTTAATGATGATCATGATGAATTCTAAAAGTTGTAGGCTGATGACACAACTGCAAAGCAATGACATACTCCTTAGTCATGGCATTGATTCAATGTCATTAATtgataataaaatataaaacagatACCAGGGGAAGCAGAATAACAAGATTACAGATTATGTTATCGATCACTATAAACCACAATGGATTGCCTATGTACTGAGCATTCATCTTAGTCGCATAATCACAAAATTAATTTCCACACTAAATAGGCAGTGGTGGGTTTGAGTCAATGCCAacctctgtctcttccaggaAGCTCCACTGTACGAGGAACTACATCCACATGAATCTGTTTGTGTCCTTCATGTTGAGAGCCATGGCCGTCTTCATAAAGGAGATCGTGTTACATGTCATGTACACCAAGCTACCCAGTGACGACCAAGGGTGGAACTCATACTCCAACTCAGTGGTACTCATGTCCTGTAGAgtttgttaaaaaaaaatctataaaaacATTACATTTTCAACCATGCTGGCCTTCAGGATACTTATTTCTTATGATAGAAGAAATCTCGGGCACCCAGAACCAAATCTCAGGTGTGCTCTTACGTTAACGTCTGTCACAAGAGACTATGATGTAAAGTACATTTATTCATCAAGGATAAATAAGGCAATGTCATATATCATATTTAATCTAATATCTCCTCTTCCTGTAGATAACGGTGGTATGTAAGGCCTCCCGGGTGTCCATGGAGTATTTTGTAGCCTGTAACTACTTCTGGCTCCTGGTAGAAGCAATCTTCCTCCAGACCCTCCTCTTCACCGACGTCCTCACCAAGAGACGGCTGCTCAAGAGATACATGCTCATTGGCTGGGGTATGGTTCTAAATGTTTATAAGATACATGTTAATTGGCTGAGGTAAGGCGCTAATGTTTAAGAGacacattctgattggttggggtgTAAGGCTCTAATGTTTGAAAGGCACATGTTCATTGGATAGGGTAAGGCTCTAATGAAGATAGATTGACAACTCATGGCAACAAAATACTTTTGCTCTTGCAAAAAGGTACTCCATTCGTGTTTGTGGTGCCATGGACAGTGAGCAAAGTTTTATATGAAAATAAAGGGTAAGTATTTTGGGAGAATTAACACCACTCATTTCAAGACTTCTGGTCATATTTCTGTCTGTTCGCATAAAGTAACCAATCAGTACTGTAAATACCCAATAGTCTATGATACAAGCTGATGCTGTAGGCCCAAATCTCACTTGAATCTCTCCTGTCCTAAGGTGCTGGAACAATGAGAATAGATGGATCTGGTGGATAATAAGGGGACCCATCACTTTATCTGTGCTGGTGAGTAGCAACCTACAATATACAACCTATAGCAACCTCCTGTATCACCACTCAAATAATGCTCCACTGATATCTAAGAACGTGACACAACGATAAATCGTCTATCAAACCATATGACTCCACAGTGTATGCCAAAAGTGCACAAGACTGACACACTGGGGGCATCAGCTCTTGTGAGATTTCCTGGGATTCTTCACTGATTTCACACCGATTTTGGGATGTCTAAGATCAATAGTTGAGACCATGTGACATAGACGTCAGCCAGAGCAGTGGGTGTCAGAAGCAGTCACAAGCATGTCATGTAGGGCAGAATGGTTAGGGTGCACTGATCCCAATAAGATAGGGTTTCTCCTCTTAAAGACACAGTTTACTTTTTACACACCAGCCTAAAAACATAAGCATCTCCTACTGTTTTACAGAAGAATAATATACTTGATTTGTGTTGCAGGTCATTTTCTACATATTCATCAAAATACTAATGTTGCTGCTCTCAAAGTTAAAGGCAGACCAAGTGAAATTCAcagactacagatacaggtaGAGTACGGTCACTCTAAAGGTTTACTCTGATCTTTGACAGTAGTAGCCAGCACCCTCGAGCAACTATTTATTTGAACCCCAGTACAGTCTGAATGCCAAAACTCCTTTCCTTTTCTCTGTTAGCTTGGCCAGGGCCACGATAGTCCTGATCCCTCTACTGGGGATCCACGAGGTAGTTTTCACTATACTGATAGACGAGAGTGTGGAGGGAAGCAGCCGCTATGCCAGGAACTTCATTAACCTCACTCTTAGCTCCTTCCAGGTAAGAGCTGATAACAAAATGGCCACCTTCCACAAGAACATAACAAATGTTTAATTGTTCCTGTTGAGTAAAGAAAGGAAAACATCCTGATCCCATTAAGAACTGCATTTAGAGGAAAATAATTTGTCTTGATAATAAATGCAAATGGCCCGGTAGAGTTTGCTACCTTGAATACAATCCTTATGTGTCATACCTCTCTCTCAGGGATTCTTGGTTTCTGTGCTGTACTGCTTCGCCAACGTAGAGGTAACTATCCACAAACTAGCTGTTCAATTTACTATAGCCTAAGTGTTAGCTTAACAAATCGTTCTAATCGTAAtatgaaataataaataaatacaaataaaaacataaacaaaAATCTGTTATCTCCAGGTCCAGACAGAGCTGAAAAAGCGATGGCAGCTCTTCCTGTTCACAAACCACTTCCAGGTCACGCCCTGCATCGACTTCCGGGGCGAGCCCCTCAAACATCTGTGGAAGTGCTCTAGAGGCCGACGCCCCCATGGCTCCCAGCAGAGCGTATCATACGAGGAGGGGGGTGGGCCTGCCACACACTCCCACTTGCTGCAGGTGGCCTTGCAGGGGCAAGGAGGGCGACGAGAGGTGGAAGGAGGGGAGATGGCAGGGTGgcgagatagggagagagacacgGGAAGATTGGAGTTCCACACCAGGAAGAGCCTGTCAAGTAGCGATGGCGAGATGACGCTGGGAGAGACCatggaggagatcctggaggagAGCGAGTTCTAACCTCCTCCATCTTGTGGACACTCCCTGTCCTGGTTGGTTAGGTTACTTTGTAAATATAATCTGTtacagttacctgtccaaaattgtagtcagtagtgtaacttttggattacccaaactcagtaacacaatctgaatactttcagttacttttggattactttcccaGGAAGAGGCAAAAAGGATCCAGAAGAGACAAaaaggatccatcaaacacatttggtgtgtcatcatagtggccTCTGATTTGTGGTCAGCCACACTCAGGTGGAACGAACTTGCCCCTTTTTTCAATACAGAATTGATTGTCATTGAGAAAACCGaaacaaacatcctttctgaatttaaaagtaattcaAGAAGTAGTCATCTAGTTtctcaaaagtatctgtaatctgattacaatattttagctgtttttttgtaatcagttactcccAAACCCTGCTACCTCCCTTTCCGGACTGTTATGAATTGTTAAGGTGCCTTGTTTCCTGACAGatggggagaatctcaattgcgtACTCCTTGCGTCTTCTCTgctcgcctccttctcaaaacccatttgAGGAGAAGGTCAAAGGGGAGAACCCTGGTTTTCTCATCCAATTGGGTTTGAGAACGAGGCGAGGAGCGAGGACGTGATACTTGTCCTTGCTTGGATAGACAATGAGATTGGTGTTGTTGTATCTTTGTACAGATTCTTTGTATGGTACCTTTGTGTATCGTTTTGTTTACGTGGATGTGAGTAATGTTCCACTATAAAAAAAATATGAGTTTTATGAAAAATCAtaattacatacactgagtgtacaaaacatgctctttccatgacagactgaccaggtgaatccagatgaaagctatgatcccttatggatgtcacttgttaaatccacttcaatcagcttagatgaaggggatgagacaggttaaagaaggatttttaaacaatgacacaattgagacatggattgtgtatgtgtgccattcagagggtgaatgggcaagactaaatatttaagtgccttagaacggggtatggtagtaggtgccaggcgcaccggtttgagtcaagaactgcaCCGCTGCTTGGTGTTTCACTCTCaacagtgtgtatcaagaatggtccactccccaacttgacacaactgtgggaagcattggagtcaacatgggccggcaTCACtttggaacactttcaacaccttgtagagtcctaGACAAATGGAGGCTGTTCTCAGGGCAaagagggggtgcaactcaatattaggaaggtgttcctaatgctttgtacactcggtgtatatTTATGTACATACTTTTTATCGGAAAAACAATCAAATTACTCAAATAAACGTTATCACATAAAGGTACTTCCTGCAGGTATATAAACACAATAGAGCATTAACAGGTTAATTGTACATTTTTTGTTGTCAGAAATTGTTCATATTGAAGAGGACAGTCTGAAGGATACGTGTTAGAGTTCATGTGCATGATGTGGGTATTATGTATTTGTCATATCTAAAAGTGTATAGTGGTACATTAAAGAAATCTTGTATTACTGTTTGTGTTTGAAACAAATATCTGATACTGATGACTAAATAATAAAAAGGtatgttctgcccctgaacaaggcagttaacccactgtttcccagtaagctgtcattgtaaataagaatttgttcttaactgacttgcctattaaataaaaaagtaaaaaaatacCACATGGACAAGGTTTTCAGATGGCACACATGTGCAAGTAATATAGTCAATGCTCAAATTGAGGGGGTATGCAGGGGTACCCAGCACAAAGGGCAAAAAGTGTTAGCTTAAAAATGTGAAGGCAAAAAAATGGATCCTGATAATATTAAGCAATCTATACCAATGCTTTTTGACCTTTTTCTGAACAAGGGGTACTTCGTGCCCCCGCAAGGCTAGAAACAAGCAGTGAATTCCACGAGAAAGACGCGACTCCAATGCACTTATCTTCGGATGTCTTTGGTTCGTCTACGAAATTCAGAAGCTGAGTTACGACCTTCTTAAGTTGAggaataacatatattttgaagTGTAACACGCTGTTTGGAGGATTGAGGGAGTGTAACATCAGCTATAAGACAGGACGTGGACATGAGACAGCATAAGGAGCTCAACAGGAAGTGACTTTATTCTGGGTCAGGCAACCACCATCCCAATTAGTTCACGTGATAGACAGGAATTTATACACACGTGAGGCCTTTCTAATCAATTATGAATATCCCATTCTCATCCTTACAgaagtaataataataacttaCATTTGCAGAGCACTTTTAATTTACAAATGTAAATCACAAAGCTATTCATGTTGAGAGCAAccatttaaataaaaaatctttAATAAGAGGGCTAAAGATAGCTAGCAGTCTAGTACTATACAAGATACACAAACTAAGAAGAGAGGCGACAAGGACAAAACAATAGAACTTGAAACTAATGTACAAGACCAACAACAGACACCACATCATAGATCAGATTAAGTTAAAGCCAGTTTGAAGAAGTGATTATTGAGCTCAGATTTTAAGACCGTGGTGGTCTGAACATGCAGAGATGGGGGGCTTGTTCCAGAGCCGGAAGCCGTGGCAGCAGAATGCTCGGCCATGAGTGACCGTGAAGACTGTTTGGGGCTGAGGAGTTCACTGAGGTATTGGGGACCAAAGGCTAGGGTTTTGAAGACTAACAGGATGATTTTGAAGTTGATTCTGAATTGGTTGGGCAGCCAGTGGAGAGAGGCTAGAATAAGGCTGATGTGGGCAGATCACCAGGTTTCTTTGAGGACACTGGCAGTTCTGCACAAGCTGCAGCCTGTGGAAGCTTTTAGAAGGGCGACCACCAAGGAGGGCATTATAGTAATCGAGTCGTGAGGTGACGAGGGAGTTTAACAGCTTTTCCAGAGAAGGTTTGGAGAGAGTAGGAAGAAGCCGGGTGATGTTTTTCAGGTGAAATAATAATTTTTCGCAGACAGATTTTAGGTGGTCGAAGAAAGTGAGGGAGGGGGTCTAGCAACACTCTAAGGtcggagacagaggaggacagtggGATGGAGTGGCTGCCCAGTGTAAGGGTGGCGATGGGACTGGTTTGGTGTGATGGAGAGTGCCTAATGTGTGACTATGTTGCTATCAATTGAGCGAATCACTTTCTGAAAAAGAGGTTTATCTACACTGATACTTGACTCATGATACATAAGATGTCATGAGTCATGTTACatgatgtagaattgcaggaaattagcttcaaAACAACAACCATTTCCTAGGGCGCTGAATTAAA from Oncorhynchus keta strain PuntledgeMale-10-30-2019 chromosome 24, Oket_V2, whole genome shotgun sequence encodes the following:
- the LOC118357388 gene encoding glucagon-like peptide 2 receptor: MLRPAWHRGGWALGSTTLSPLLLLLLSSLQDPPLTDATKMKLEELISKRNEYRENCTRILSESIFSETGIYCNGMVDVFVCWPHSAPGNVSVPCPSYLPWITKDDSRRVYMECLSNGSWRLQENSTDVWREKTECDDQDFFKPEEDEWFRHAALRVISIIGYSLSLSSLSLATLLMGILRKLHCTRNYIHMNLFVSFMLRAMAVFIKEIVLHVMYTKLPSDDQGWNSYSNSVITVVCKASRVSMEYFVACNYFWLLVEAIFLQTLLFTDVLTKRRLLKRYMLIGWGTPFVFVVPWTVSKVLYENKGCWNNENRWIWWIIRGPITLSVLVIFYIFIKILMLLLSKLKADQVKFTDYRYSLARATIVLIPLLGIHEVVFTILIDESVEGSSRYARNFINLTLSSFQGFLVSVLYCFANVEVQTELKKRWQLFLFTNHFQVTPCIDFRGEPLKHLWKCSRGRRPHGSQQSVSYEEGGGPATHSHLLQVALQGQGGRREVEGGEMAGWRDRERDTGRLEFHTRKSLSSSDGEMTLGETMEEILEESEF